TTGAACCCGTCGTTTTATGGCGAAAGTCACTGAGCTTCATGTCAATGGCAAGGCGCTTCGGGTGGACGCTGATTCCGAGCGCACCCTGCTCAGCGTCCTGCGGGACGATCTCGATCTGACCGGGACCAAGTACGGATGTGGCGAAGGACAATGCGGGGCGTGCACTGTTTGGCTCAACGGATTTCCCGCGCGTTCCTGCCACACATCCGTAGGCGACGCCGCTCAAAAGAAAATCACGACCATCGAGGGTCTGGAACAAGACGGGCGGCTGCATCCCCTGCAAGAGGCGTTTCTGGACGCCGGCGCTATGCAGTGCGCCTACTGCACGTCCGGCATGATCATGTCGGGCGCGGCGTTGCTCCGGCGGAACCCGAATCCATCCGAGGAGGAGATCGTTCATTTCATGGAGGGCAACATCTGCCGCTGCGGAACGTATCGGCGGATCATCATGGCGATCCAGGGGGCGGCCAAAGTGATGAAGGGAGGGACTGGATGACAGCTCAGGTCGTGCCCGAACTCAACGTGGAACCGGAGCGATACGAGTTGCGAGCGGCGCCTGTTTATCATTTTGATCTGGCGCGGCGCGATTTTTTCAAAGTCTTCGGCAGTGGCATTGTCGTTCTCTTGCTGCTCGAGGAAGTCACTGCGCAAGAGTCGGGCGGGGGACGACGGCGCGGTGGCGGCCAGCGACGTCCCCAGGAACTGGGCGCATGGCTTCATATTGGCAAGGATGGCGTCGTCACGGTTTTCACCGGCAAGGCCGAAGTGGGACAAAACATTCGCACTTCGCTCTCCCAGGTCGTCGCCGAGGAATTGCGCGTTCCGGTTGTTTCAATCCGGTTGACCATGGGCGACACCGAGTTGACGCCTTTTGATGCCGGGACGTTTGGCAGC
The Candidatus Angelobacter sp. genome window above contains:
- a CDS encoding (2Fe-2S)-binding protein; amino-acid sequence: MAKVTELHVNGKALRVDADSERTLLSVLRDDLDLTGTKYGCGEGQCGACTVWLNGFPARSCHTSVGDAAQKKITTIEGLEQDGRLHPLQEAFLDAGAMQCAYCTSGMIMSGAALLRRNPNPSEEEIVHFMEGNICRCGTYRRIIMAIQGAAKVMKGGTG